A stretch of DNA from Bacillota bacterium:
GCCACTTCATCGTGCTTTCCTCCCTTGCGTAGTGAACGTTCTCTCACGAGCTCCAGATTGCCTCGAATTCCCGGCGTACTGCTCCAACGCGGACGGCCGTCTCGTCAAGGCGTCCCACCGCACCGAGCGTTCTCCCTACGGTTCTCGTCACCTCCTTCCGTCAACTCCTTCCGTCAAGGTCGGCAGCGTCTCTATCTGGAGAGGAGCGGGAGACGTGAGCGCCTCGAATCCAGGCCTGCCCGCCAGTGTCTCCCACATTGCCTCGGACACCCAGATTCTCTCCAGTTGCAGGGTGTTATGGACTCTCACCACCCGGGCCCTTTCCGGACTTGTGCCGGTCAACGTGAGGAGGGCGAGCGCGACGGCATCGCGGGGCGTCGGCACCACCACGGGCAGTCTCGCGGACGCGAGGACCCTGGAAGTCACCGCGTTCGTGTACATCTCCACGAAGTCCACGCCGTCCAACACTTCCTGGGTTGTGATGTCGGCTACGCCGATTCCGCTGGCATTGCCGTGGGAGTCGGAAGTGAGCCCAAGGACGACTATCCGCTGCGCCTGAAAACCGTCCTCGCCGCTCATCGTCGGCTCGGAGTACCGTCCTGTCACGTTGGGGTCCATGCCATCCCCGCTGATGTCCTTCCCTATCTCATCCACTACCAGCACATCGCAAGAGTCGAAGAGAAACCGCCCCATCCTCTCCCGAGCTATCCGCAGTAGTTCGGGCTCGCGGCTCAGGATCTCTTCACTCGGTACCGCCTCTATGAGAGCCGTCTCTTGAGCGGCGTTTTCGACGGTGGCGACACCGAACAATACCCGTGCCCTCGCGAGGATCAACCGCGCCGCCGCGGGAAGCAGCTCTGGGAACCGGGAGAAGCCAGCCGCGTGGAGGACGCTGGCGCCCTTGTGCTTGCCCAGGCCTATGGCAAGCATTTTCACGAGGCCGCTCTCGATGGGGCCACGAAAACAAGTGTGCGGCTTGACCCTGTTGACGACTATGACCCCATCAGCCTCCCAGGCTTCTCGGTCGAAGTATACGGGCACGCCCGAGTCCAGGCGCCCCAGCTCCACTACGTCCATGGACGCCCGCACCTCGATCCCGAGCGCACGCTCGCTGATGCCGTAGTCGGCGAGGACCTGCCTCTGCCCTT
This window harbors:
- a CDS encoding DUF362 domain-containing protein, which encodes MAALDGNRLERRLYPERSLVGLRPEGFRSLEVPMPTGLWVRQAFDRSKVDDVRATLRRGLELSGLGARIPACGRVAIAVGSRGIAGLPEIVSEVAEIVREKGAVPFVVPAMGSHSGATAEGQRQVLADYGISERALGIEVRASMDVVELGRLDSGVPVYFDREAWEADGVIVVNRVKPHTCFRGPIESGLVKMLAIGLGKHKGASVLHAAGFSRFPELLPAAARLILARARVLFGVATVENAAQETALIEAVPSEEILSREPELLRIARERMGRFLFDSCDVLVVDEIGKDISGDGMDPNVTGRYSEPTMSGEDGFQAQRIVVLGLTSDSHGNASGIGVADITTQEVLDGVDFVEMYTNAVTSRVLASARLPVVVPTPRDAVALALLTLTGTSPERARVVRVHNTLQLERIWVSEAMWETLAGRPGFEALTSPAPLQIETLPTLTEGVDGRR